A part of Silvimonas soli genomic DNA contains:
- a CDS encoding LacI family DNA-binding transcriptional regulator, with protein MATIKDVATLAGVSFTTVSHVVNRTRPVSEKAREKVEGAIRQLNYVPSGVARSLKVRATSTIGLLVPNNTNPYFAELARGIEMRCERNGYCVFLCNSDDDTEKQRNYLRALREKRIDGLVIASAGDNPSLALDLSENHVPVVIVDREVDNVTADLVEIDHEFGAYVATQHLLSLGHRRIGCISGPSSMVVSTLRVAGFTRAMAEAGVAIGTEAIMESDFSSPGGYYAASRLFAGLQPTAIFAGNDMMGIGVLRAAAERGMRVPQDCSVIGFDDIELSRYVYPALSTVGQSILQLGEQAAQLLLDRISGAATGPARRQIVAPQLTVRESTSALAIVGNE; from the coding sequence ATGGCAACGATCAAGGATGTGGCAACGCTGGCTGGCGTGTCGTTTACTACCGTGTCGCACGTGGTCAATCGCACGCGGCCGGTCAGCGAAAAAGCCCGCGAGAAGGTAGAAGGCGCCATTCGCCAGTTGAATTACGTACCGTCTGGTGTGGCGCGTTCGCTCAAAGTGCGGGCGACTTCCACCATTGGTTTGCTGGTGCCCAACAATACCAACCCGTACTTCGCCGAATTGGCGCGTGGCATCGAAATGCGCTGCGAGCGAAATGGTTACTGCGTCTTTTTATGTAACTCGGATGATGACACCGAGAAACAACGCAACTATCTGCGGGCACTGCGCGAAAAGCGTATCGATGGACTGGTGATTGCCTCGGCCGGTGATAACCCGTCACTGGCGCTGGACTTGAGCGAGAACCATGTGCCGGTGGTCATCGTCGACCGCGAAGTCGACAACGTCACTGCTGATCTGGTCGAGATTGATCACGAATTCGGTGCCTACGTGGCCACGCAGCATTTGCTGTCGCTAGGGCATCGGCGCATTGGTTGTATCAGTGGCCCATCATCGATGGTGGTCAGTACCTTGCGCGTCGCCGGATTCACGCGGGCGATGGCCGAAGCAGGCGTTGCCATTGGCACTGAGGCCATCATGGAAAGCGATTTTTCCAGCCCGGGTGGTTATTACGCGGCCTCTCGTCTGTTTGCCGGGTTGCAGCCGACGGCCATCTTTGCCGGGAATGACATGATGGGCATTGGCGTGCTGCGCGCCGCCGCCGAGCGCGGCATGCGCGTGCCGCAAGATTGCTCGGTCATCGGTTTTGATGACATTGAATTGAGTCGCTATGTTTATCCCGCGCTGTCGACAGTGGGTCAGTCCATCCTGCAGCTGGGAGAACAAGCAGCGCAACTGTTGCTCGACCGCATCAGCGGCGCGGCTACCGGCCCGGCTCGGCGACAAATTGTGGCGCCGCAATTGACGGTACGAGAATCAACCAGTGCCTTGGCCATTGTTGGCAATGAATGA
- a CDS encoding ABC transporter permease codes for MNEQQNNPASPQADAAAVMGASASTLTGSALWRSLSTYLGLAGALLAMIALFSVLSSHFFTYDTFSLIANQIPDLVVMSVGMTFILIIAGIDLSVGSVLALAASVVSVASLKYQLGPFPSALLGMAVAALAGTLTGAVTVGWRIPSFIVSLGVLEIARGVAYQLTNSRTAYIGASFDWLSNPVALGISPAFLIALAVMIVAQLVLTRTVFGRYLVGIGTNEEAVRLAGINPKPYKLIVFALMGALAGLAALFQISRLEAADPNAGQGMELQVIAAVVIGGTSLMGGRGSVIATFFGVLIISVLAAGLAQIGANEPTKRIITGAVIVVAVVLDTYRSNRAKKRG; via the coding sequence ATGAACGAACAACAAAATAATCCGGCGAGTCCGCAAGCAGACGCCGCTGCCGTGATGGGGGCTTCCGCCTCTACATTGACGGGGTCGGCGCTGTGGCGCTCGTTGAGTACATATCTGGGTTTGGCCGGTGCGCTGCTGGCGATGATTGCGCTGTTTTCTGTGCTCAGTTCGCATTTCTTTACTTATGACACCTTCAGCCTGATCGCCAACCAGATTCCCGATCTGGTGGTGATGTCGGTCGGGATGACCTTCATCCTGATCATTGCTGGCATCGATTTGTCGGTGGGTTCGGTCCTGGCACTGGCCGCATCGGTTGTGAGTGTCGCTTCACTCAAATATCAACTGGGACCATTTCCTTCGGCTCTGTTGGGCATGGCCGTGGCGGCGCTGGCGGGTACGTTGACCGGCGCAGTGACAGTGGGTTGGCGCATTCCTTCATTCATTGTGTCGTTGGGCGTGCTGGAAATTGCCCGCGGCGTGGCATATCAACTGACCAATTCGCGCACAGCGTACATTGGCGCCTCATTTGACTGGCTGTCCAACCCGGTCGCGTTGGGCATTTCTCCTGCCTTTTTGATTGCGCTGGCGGTCATGATCGTTGCCCAGCTGGTCCTTACCCGCACCGTGTTTGGCCGTTATCTGGTGGGCATCGGCACGAACGAAGAAGCTGTGCGCCTGGCGGGTATCAATCCCAAACCCTACAAGCTGATTGTGTTTGCGCTGATGGGTGCGCTGGCGGGTCTGGCCGCGTTGTTCCAGATTTCCCGATTGGAAGCGGCTGATCCAAACGCGGGGCAGGGCATGGAACTGCAAGTGATCGCTGCCGTGGTGATCGGTGGCACCAGTTTGATGGGCGGGCGCGGCTCGGTCATCGCCACTTTCTTCGGTGTGTTGATTATCTCGGTGCTGGCCGCCGGGCTGGCGCAGATCGGGGCTAATGAACCAACCAAACGCATCATTACGGGCGCGGTGATTGTGGTCGCCGTGGTGCTGGATACCTATCGCAGCAATCGCGCCAAAAAGCGCGGCTAA
- a CDS encoding sugar ABC transporter ATP-binding protein, which yields MSDREIIAVTGLGKDYATPVLADVTLQLYPGEVLALTGENGAGKSTLSKIIGGLVTPTHGQMQYQGQPYTPHSRTEAEHAGIRMVMQELNLLPTLSVAENLFLNKLPRRAGWISRAKLREDARHAMAQVGLEAIDPDTLVGELGIGHQQMVEIARNLIGECRVLILDEPTAMLTAREVDLLFDQIAALKRRGVALVYISHRLEELSRIADRIAVLRDGRLVCVDDIAKYSSNQLVTLMVGRELGEKIDFGVRPIGAPLLAVKGLGRGDVVKDISLEVRSGEIFGISGLIGAGRTELLRLIYGADRADRGSVAVGNPLKPVTISSPTDAVNHGIALITEDRKGEGLLLSQSIAANISLGNMDAVSAHGVVDNKREHALAQRQINAMHIRTSGPQQTVQELSGGNQQKVVIGRWLERDCEVLLFDEPTRGIDIGAKFDIYALFGELARKGKALVVVSSDLRELMLICDRIAVLSAGQLTGTFERESWSQDAILAAAFAGYQTRDRMLTEPEPVAG from the coding sequence ATGTCTGATCGCGAAATCATTGCCGTAACTGGTCTGGGTAAAGACTACGCCACACCAGTGCTGGCCGATGTCACCCTGCAGCTTTATCCGGGCGAAGTATTAGCCCTGACCGGTGAGAATGGCGCGGGCAAAAGTACGCTTTCCAAAATTATTGGTGGCCTGGTGACGCCCACGCACGGGCAGATGCAATACCAGGGTCAGCCATACACACCACATAGCCGGACCGAAGCAGAACACGCCGGTATCCGCATGGTGATGCAAGAACTCAATTTGTTGCCGACGCTGTCGGTGGCAGAAAACCTGTTTCTCAATAAATTACCGCGCCGCGCAGGCTGGATTTCCCGCGCAAAACTGCGCGAAGACGCCCGCCACGCCATGGCGCAAGTCGGGTTGGAAGCCATCGATCCGGACACCCTGGTCGGAGAACTGGGCATCGGCCATCAGCAAATGGTCGAGATCGCCCGTAACCTGATTGGCGAATGTCGGGTACTGATCCTCGATGAGCCCACCGCCATGCTCACCGCGCGCGAAGTCGATTTGTTGTTCGACCAGATCGCCGCCCTCAAACGACGCGGTGTGGCGCTGGTGTATATCTCGCACCGGCTGGAAGAACTGTCGCGTATTGCAGACCGCATTGCGGTGCTGCGCGATGGTCGCCTGGTGTGCGTAGACGACATCGCCAAATACAGCAGTAACCAGTTGGTGACTTTGATGGTAGGTCGCGAACTGGGCGAGAAGATTGATTTTGGGGTTCGCCCGATCGGCGCGCCCTTGCTGGCAGTAAAAGGCCTGGGCCGCGGCGACGTTGTAAAAGATATTTCACTGGAAGTACGCAGCGGCGAGATTTTTGGCATCAGTGGTTTGATCGGTGCCGGACGTACCGAATTACTGAGGTTGATCTACGGTGCCGATCGCGCTGATCGCGGCAGCGTGGCGGTGGGCAACCCGCTCAAGCCGGTCACGATTTCGTCCCCAACCGATGCGGTGAATCACGGCATTGCGCTGATCACCGAAGATCGCAAAGGCGAGGGCTTGCTGCTGTCGCAATCGATTGCCGCCAATATCTCGCTGGGCAATATGGATGCGGTATCCGCCCATGGCGTGGTGGATAACAAGCGTGAACACGCGCTGGCCCAACGGCAGATCAACGCCATGCATATCCGGACCTCTGGCCCGCAACAAACGGTGCAGGAACTCTCTGGCGGCAATCAGCAAAAAGTGGTGATTGGGCGCTGGCTGGAGCGCGATTGTGAAGTGCTGTTGTTTGACGAACCTACGCGCGGCATTGATATCGGCGCCAAGTTTGATATTTACGCGCTGTTTGGCGAACTGGCGCGTAAAGGCAAAGCGCTGGTGGTGGTATCGAGCGACCTGCGCGAACTGATGCTGATCTGTGACCGCATTGCCGTGCTCTCGGCTGGTCAGCTAACCGGCACTTTCGAGCGTGAAAGCTGGAGCCAGGATGCCATTCTTGCTGCCGCCTTTGCCGGATACCAGACACGCGATCGCATGCTCACAGAACCGGAACCTGTCGCCGGCTAA
- a CDS encoding sugar ABC transporter substrate-binding protein — protein sequence MKQNIRRMIAAAFAFTAVAVLPVSNVHADAHKPKVALVMKSLANEFFLTMETGAKDYQKQNAAQFDLVTNGIKDETDTANQIRIVEQMIVSKVDAIVIAPADSKALVPVVKKAVDAGIIVVNIDNKLDNDVLKSKNLNVPFVGPNNRAGAKLVGDYLAKKLKSGDEVGILEGVSTTTNAQQRTAGFKDAMTTVGAKVDSVQSGEWEIDKGNAVASAMLNEYPNLKALLAGNDNMAIGAVSAVRAAGKQGKVMVVGYDNINAIKPMLADGRVLATADQFAAKQAVFGIDVALKAIKEHKKQSDLSGVVETQVQLITK from the coding sequence ATGAAACAGAATATTCGCCGCATGATCGCCGCCGCATTTGCGTTCACCGCCGTCGCTGTGTTGCCGGTATCAAACGTCCATGCGGATGCCCACAAACCCAAGGTCGCGCTGGTGATGAAGTCGCTGGCTAACGAGTTCTTCCTGACCATGGAAACAGGCGCCAAGGATTATCAGAAACAAAACGCCGCGCAGTTCGATCTGGTTACCAATGGCATCAAGGATGAAACCGACACTGCCAACCAGATTCGCATTGTCGAGCAAATGATTGTGTCCAAAGTCGACGCCATTGTGATTGCTCCGGCTGATTCCAAAGCGCTGGTGCCGGTGGTCAAGAAAGCCGTTGATGCCGGCATCATCGTGGTGAACATCGATAACAAGCTGGATAACGACGTTCTGAAATCCAAAAATCTGAACGTGCCGTTTGTGGGCCCGAACAACCGCGCTGGCGCCAAGCTGGTCGGCGATTACCTGGCCAAAAAACTGAAATCCGGTGATGAAGTCGGCATTCTGGAAGGCGTTTCGACCACCACCAACGCCCAGCAACGCACTGCCGGTTTCAAAGATGCGATGACCACTGTGGGTGCCAAGGTTGATTCGGTACAGTCTGGCGAATGGGAAATCGACAAGGGCAATGCCGTGGCGTCGGCCATGTTGAACGAATACCCGAACCTGAAAGCACTGCTGGCCGGTAACGACAACATGGCTATTGGCGCCGTGTCTGCCGTGCGTGCAGCGGGCAAGCAAGGCAAGGTGATGGTGGTGGGTTACGACAATATCAATGCGATCAAGCCGATGCTGGCTGACGGCCGTGTGCTGGCTACCGCTGACCAGTTTGCAGCCAAGCAAGCCGTGTTCGGGATCGACGTTGCGCTCAAGGCGATCAAAGAGCACAAGAAACAATCTGATCTGTCTGGTGTGGTTGAAACCCAGGTACAACTGATCACCAAGTAA
- a CDS encoding M48 family metalloprotease: MQYRYSLSILAAATLALTACAGMDTNALMQSGATAAQAAMLTDSDVQQLSVQSCQEQDAKSSIAPASSTYAKRLSVISKGLPTSVNGAPLNFKVYQTKDVNAWAMANGCVRVYSGLMDLMTDDEVRAVLGHEIGHVALGHTKKAAQLAYSVTAARGAAGAVGGSTVAALSKSQLADLAEQLVNAQFSQKQESQADDYSFDLLKSKGLSQKPLMTSFQKLATLDGGKSTMMSSHPSSIDRAKHIQDRINSGK; the protein is encoded by the coding sequence ATGCAATACCGTTACTCACTTTCCATTCTCGCCGCCGCCACGCTCGCCCTGACCGCTTGCGCTGGCATGGACACCAATGCGCTGATGCAATCGGGCGCCACTGCAGCGCAAGCCGCCATGCTGACCGACAGCGATGTGCAGCAACTGTCAGTGCAGTCTTGCCAGGAGCAAGACGCCAAATCGTCAATTGCTCCAGCGAGCAGCACTTACGCCAAACGTTTGAGCGTTATTTCCAAAGGTTTGCCGACCAGCGTGAATGGCGCGCCACTCAACTTCAAGGTGTATCAAACCAAAGACGTCAACGCCTGGGCGATGGCGAACGGCTGCGTACGCGTTTACAGCGGCTTGATGGACCTGATGACAGATGACGAAGTGCGCGCCGTGCTGGGACACGAAATTGGCCACGTCGCATTGGGCCACACCAAGAAAGCGGCGCAGTTGGCATATAGCGTCACTGCCGCGCGTGGCGCAGCCGGTGCAGTGGGCGGGTCGACCGTGGCGGCACTTTCCAAATCGCAACTGGCTGATCTGGCCGAACAACTAGTCAACGCCCAGTTCTCGCAAAAGCAGGAAAGCCAGGCCGACGATTACTCGTTTGATCTTTTGAAGAGTAAAGGTTTGAGCCAGAAACCGCTGATGACCAGTTTCCAGAAACTGGCCACGCTGGATGGCGGCAAGAGCACCATGATGAGCTCGCACCCCTCCTCCATTGATCGCGCCAAGCATATTCAGGACCGGATCAACTCGGGTAAGTGA
- the sucD gene encoding succinate--CoA ligase subunit alpha → MSVLVNKNTKVLVQGFTGKNGTFHAEQALKVGTKVVGGVTPGKGGAEHLGLPVFNTMKDAVRQTQADASVIYVPAAFAKDSILEAIDSGVKLIVCITEGVPTIDMLYVKKAVDEAGIRLIGPNCPGIITPGECKIGIMPWHIHNPGRIGIVSRSGTLTYEAVAQTTALGLGQSTCIGIGGDPIPGTSHIDALKLFQDDPDTDAIVMIGEIGGSAEEEAAEFARQYVTKPVVGYIAGVTAPKGKRMGHAGAIISGGKGTAEEKFKAFEKAGIAYTRSPAEIGKTMFELLKSKGMIK, encoded by the coding sequence ATGAGCGTTCTCGTAAACAAAAACACGAAAGTGCTGGTGCAGGGTTTCACCGGCAAGAACGGCACTTTCCATGCTGAACAAGCACTGAAAGTCGGCACCAAAGTGGTCGGTGGCGTAACACCGGGCAAGGGCGGTGCCGAGCATCTGGGTCTGCCGGTGTTTAACACCATGAAAGACGCGGTACGCCAGACCCAAGCCGATGCCTCGGTCATCTACGTACCGGCAGCTTTTGCCAAGGATTCGATCCTTGAAGCCATCGATTCCGGCGTGAAGCTGATCGTATGTATTACCGAAGGCGTGCCGACCATCGACATGCTGTATGTGAAGAAAGCCGTGGACGAAGCCGGCATCCGCCTGATCGGCCCGAACTGCCCAGGTATCATCACCCCGGGCGAGTGCAAGATCGGCATCATGCCGTGGCACATCCACAACCCGGGCCGCATCGGCATTGTGTCGCGCTCCGGCACGCTGACCTATGAAGCCGTAGCGCAAACCACCGCGCTGGGTTTGGGCCAGTCCACATGTATCGGTATCGGTGGCGACCCAATTCCGGGTACCAGCCATATCGACGCACTCAAGCTGTTCCAGGATGATCCGGATACCGATGCGATCGTGATGATCGGTGAAATCGGCGGTTCGGCAGAAGAAGAAGCTGCTGAGTTCGCTCGCCAATACGTGACCAAGCCGGTTGTGGGCTACATCGCTGGCGTTACTGCACCGAAGGGTAAACGCATGGGCCACGCCGGTGCGATCATCTCCGGTGGCAAGGGTACGGCTGAAGAGAAGTTCAAGGCATTTGAGAAGGCTGGCATTGCCTACACTCGCAGCCCGGCAGAAATCGGCAAGACCATGTTTGAATTGCTGAAATCCAAGGGCATGATCAAGTAA
- the sucC gene encoding ADP-forming succinate--CoA ligase subunit beta, producing MNLHEYQAKALLAKYGLPVQRGILANSGEEAAAAYDTLGGKFAVVKAQVHAGGRGKAGGVKVVKSREEAAAEATRLIGTNLVTYQTDAAGQPVHSVLVCEDMYPVQRELYLGAVVDRGSQRIVFMVSTEGGVEIEKVAEETPEKIIKIEVNPLTGMQPFQARDAAFALGLSGAQIGAFTKLMLGAYNAFVENDFALFEVNPLALRENGELACVDGKINLDSNALFRHPDLLAQRDKSQENEREVKASEFELNYVALEGNIGCMVNGAGLAMATMDIIKLKGGQPANFLDVGGGATKERVIEAFKLILADTSVKGVLINIFGGIVRCDMIAEAIIAAVKEVHVTVPVVVRLEGNNAELGAKILDESGLALTSAQGLNDAAEKIVAAVAAL from the coding sequence ATGAATCTGCATGAATATCAGGCCAAGGCACTGCTGGCCAAATATGGTCTGCCGGTACAACGCGGCATTCTGGCCAACAGCGGCGAAGAAGCGGCTGCAGCTTATGACACCCTCGGCGGGAAGTTCGCCGTGGTCAAGGCGCAAGTGCATGCTGGTGGCCGTGGTAAGGCTGGTGGCGTGAAAGTGGTAAAGAGCCGCGAAGAAGCTGCGGCAGAAGCCACCCGCCTGATCGGTACCAACCTGGTGACTTACCAGACCGACGCCGCTGGCCAGCCTGTACACAGCGTGCTGGTATGTGAAGACATGTACCCGGTGCAGCGCGAACTGTACCTGGGCGCGGTGGTAGACCGCGGTTCGCAACGCATCGTGTTTATGGTGTCCACTGAAGGCGGCGTGGAGATCGAGAAGGTCGCTGAGGAAACACCAGAAAAAATCATCAAGATTGAAGTGAACCCGCTGACCGGCATGCAGCCGTTCCAGGCGCGTGATGCTGCGTTTGCATTGGGCCTGTCCGGCGCGCAAATCGGCGCGTTCACCAAGCTGATGTTGGGCGCCTACAACGCATTCGTCGAAAACGACTTTGCGCTGTTTGAAGTGAACCCGCTGGCGTTGCGTGAAAACGGCGAACTGGCCTGCGTGGATGGCAAGATCAACCTCGATTCCAACGCCTTGTTCCGTCACCCGGATCTGCTGGCACAACGCGACAAGTCGCAAGAAAACGAACGCGAAGTGAAAGCGTCCGAATTCGAGCTGAACTATGTGGCACTGGAAGGCAATATCGGTTGTATGGTGAACGGCGCCGGTCTGGCCATGGCCACCATGGACATCATCAAGCTCAAGGGCGGCCAGCCAGCCAACTTCCTGGACGTGGGCGGCGGCGCAACCAAAGAGCGCGTGATCGAAGCCTTCAAGCTGATCCTGGCTGACACCTCGGTCAAGGGCGTACTGATCAACATCTTCGGCGGTATCGTGCGTTGCGACATGATTGCCGAAGCGATCATTGCGGCGGTGAAAGAAGTGCACGTTACCGTGCCGGTGGTGGTGCGTCTGGAAGGCAACAACGCCGAACTGGGCGCCAAGATTCTGGACGAATCGGGCCTAGCCCTGACCTCGGCACAAGGTTTGAACGATGCGGCGGAAAAGATTGTTGCCGCCGTGGCTGCCCTCTAA
- the lpdA gene encoding dihydrolipoyl dehydrogenase translates to MSQQFDVLVIGGGPGGYVAAIRAAQLGFKTACVDEFKNKEGKQSLGGTCLNVGCIPSKALLESSENWERLEHKFQAHGITVSGAKFDVAKMLERKDGIVSKLTGGIGFLFKKNKVASLFGHGKIVGRNGDKWQVEVEESGKTEVVESTHVIIATGSVPRQLPGLPFDNKVVLDNVGALSIPEVPKKLGVIGAGVIGLEMGSVWKRLGADVSILEAAPGFLLAADEAVAKEAQKIFIKELGLKISTSVKINTTKATAKSVKVEYTDSEGKEHAETFDKLIVSIGRVPNTWNLAADAVGLPLDARGFIVVDDECRTSLPNLWAVGDVVRGPMLAHKASEEGVAVAERIAGQHPHIDFNTVPWVIYTSPEMAWVGKTEQQLKAEGVEYRKGQFPFAPNGRALGLGETAGFVKMLADAKTDRILGVHIIGPFASELITEAVVAMEFNASSEDIARIVHAHPSLSEAVHEAALGVDKRGLHS, encoded by the coding sequence ATGTCTCAACAATTCGATGTACTGGTGATCGGTGGCGGCCCTGGTGGCTACGTCGCGGCAATCCGCGCTGCGCAACTGGGTTTCAAAACCGCGTGCGTGGATGAATTCAAGAACAAGGAAGGCAAGCAAAGCCTCGGTGGTACTTGTCTGAACGTGGGTTGTATTCCTTCCAAGGCGCTGCTTGAGTCTTCCGAAAACTGGGAGCGTCTTGAGCACAAGTTCCAGGCGCATGGCATTACCGTTTCGGGTGCCAAGTTCGATGTGGCCAAGATGCTGGAACGCAAAGATGGCATCGTCAGCAAGCTCACCGGCGGCATTGGCTTTCTGTTCAAAAAGAACAAGGTGGCCAGCCTGTTTGGTCACGGCAAGATCGTTGGCCGCAATGGTGACAAGTGGCAGGTCGAAGTCGAAGAATCCGGCAAGACCGAAGTAGTCGAATCGACTCACGTGATCATCGCCACCGGCTCGGTACCCCGTCAGTTGCCAGGTCTGCCGTTCGATAACAAGGTGGTACTGGATAACGTGGGCGCGCTGAGCATTCCGGAAGTGCCCAAGAAGCTGGGCGTGATCGGCGCTGGTGTGATCGGTCTGGAAATGGGCTCGGTATGGAAGCGCCTCGGCGCAGATGTATCCATCCTGGAAGCCGCACCTGGTTTCTTGCTGGCTGCCGACGAAGCGGTTGCCAAAGAAGCGCAGAAGATTTTCATCAAGGAACTAGGTCTGAAGATCAGCACCAGCGTGAAGATCAACACCACCAAAGCGACGGCCAAATCGGTGAAGGTGGAATACACCGATTCTGAGGGCAAAGAGCACGCCGAAACCTTCGACAAGCTGATCGTTTCGATTGGGCGTGTCCCGAATACCTGGAATCTAGCTGCCGATGCAGTCGGCTTGCCGCTGGATGCCCGTGGTTTCATCGTGGTGGACGATGAATGCCGTACCAGCCTGCCAAATCTGTGGGCGGTGGGTGACGTGGTGCGTGGTCCGATGCTGGCGCACAAGGCGTCGGAAGAGGGCGTGGCAGTGGCTGAACGCATTGCTGGTCAGCACCCGCATATCGACTTCAACACCGTGCCGTGGGTGATCTACACCAGCCCGGAAATGGCTTGGGTCGGCAAGACCGAGCAACAGTTGAAGGCAGAAGGCGTGGAATACCGTAAAGGTCAGTTCCCGTTTGCGCCGAATGGTCGCGCGCTGGGTCTGGGCGAAACCGCTGGCTTTGTGAAAATGCTGGCCGATGCCAAGACCGACCGCATTCTCGGCGTCCATATCATCGGGCCGTTTGCGTCTGAACTGATTACCGAAGCCGTGGTCGCGATGGAATTCAATGCATCGTCAGAAGACATCGCGCGCATCGTTCATGCGCATCCGTCGCTGTCTGAAGCGGTACACGAAGCAGCGCTGGGCGTCGACAAGCGCGGCCTTCACTCTTGA
- the odhB gene encoding 2-oxoglutarate dehydrogenase complex dihydrolipoyllysine-residue succinyltransferase, translating to MIIEIKVPQLPESVAEATLLQWKKKEGEAVARDETLIDLETDKVVLEIPAPQAGVLVSIVKHEGDNVGSNEIIATIDTEAKAAGAAPTAAAAPAAQVVEDKKRVAAAAEAHGVEASAVGFGTAVMPAAKKLAADAGLDASQVAGSGRGGRVLKEDVQNAIASGNKPAVAAPAAAPAFVLPQGDRQEQRVAMSRLRQRVAERLLQSQQTNAILTTFNEVNMKPVMDLRNKYKDRFEKEHGIKLGFMGFFVKAAVHALKKYPIVNASVDGNEIVYHGFYDIGVAVGSPRGLVVPIIRNADQLSLADIEKTIAEFGKRAQEGKLTVEELTGGTYTISNGGTFGSMMSTPIINPPQSAILGMHATKERAVVENGEVVVRPMMYLAQSYDHRIIDGREAVLSLVAIKEAIEDPARLILDI from the coding sequence ATGATTATTGAGATCAAAGTCCCGCAGCTGCCCGAATCTGTTGCTGAAGCGACCCTTTTGCAGTGGAAGAAAAAAGAAGGCGAGGCGGTTGCCCGTGACGAAACACTGATCGATCTGGAAACCGACAAAGTCGTGCTGGAAATCCCGGCACCACAAGCTGGCGTGCTGGTGTCCATCGTCAAGCATGAAGGTGACAACGTTGGTAGCAATGAAATCATTGCCACCATCGATACCGAAGCCAAAGCTGCTGGCGCTGCGCCAACTGCCGCCGCTGCTCCGGCCGCACAAGTCGTTGAAGACAAAAAGCGTGTTGCCGCTGCCGCTGAAGCGCATGGCGTCGAAGCCTCTGCCGTTGGTTTTGGCACTGCTGTGATGCCAGCTGCCAAGAAACTGGCTGCAGATGCTGGCCTGGATGCCTCGCAAGTTGCGGGTTCCGGTCGTGGTGGCCGTGTACTGAAAGAAGATGTGCAGAACGCCATCGCCAGCGGTAACAAGCCCGCCGTTGCAGCGCCCGCCGCAGCTCCGGCATTTGTGCTGCCACAAGGTGATCGCCAGGAACAACGCGTGGCCATGAGCCGCCTGCGTCAACGCGTGGCCGAGCGCCTGCTGCAATCGCAACAAACCAACGCCATCCTTACCACCTTCAATGAAGTGAACATGAAGCCGGTAATGGATCTGCGTAACAAATACAAAGACCGCTTTGAGAAAGAGCACGGCATCAAGCTGGGTTTCATGGGCTTCTTCGTGAAAGCTGCGGTACACGCACTCAAGAAGTACCCGATTGTGAACGCATCGGTCGATGGGAATGAAATCGTTTACCACGGCTTCTATGACATTGGCGTGGCTGTGGGCAGCCCGCGTGGTCTGGTCGTGCCGATCATCCGCAATGCGGACCAACTGAGCCTGGCCGATATCGAAAAGACCATCGCCGAGTTCGGCAAGCGCGCGCAAGAAGGTAAGCTGACGGTGGAAGAACTCACTGGCGGTACGTACACCATCTCCAATGGCGGTACTTTTGGTTCGATGATGTCCACTCCGATCATCAACCCGCCGCAATCCGCGATTCTGGGCATGCACGCGACCAAAGAACGCGCTGTGGTCGAGAACGGTGAAGTGGTGGTGCGCCCGATGATGTATCTGGCCCAGTCGTACGATCACCGCATCATTGACGGTCGCGAAGCCGTGTTGAGCCTGGTGGCGATCAAGGAAGCGATTGAAGACCCGGCTCGCCTGATTCTCGATATCTAA